Proteins found in one Alphaproteobacteria bacterium genomic segment:
- the rnhA gene encoding ribonuclease HI: MSDKLSDFVPSAVVEIYTDGACSGNPGPGGWGALLRQNTVEVELSGGDQQTTNNRMEMMAAIGGISALPPKFTIQLFTDSQYLKDGITSWIKNWKKNGWKTAAKNPVKNQDLWQRLDDLMQTHTIEWNWVRGHNGHPENERADMLARKAIIAQRMAD, translated from the coding sequence GTGTCAGACAAATTAAGTGATTTCGTACCCTCTGCCGTTGTTGAAATTTATACAGATGGGGCCTGTAGTGGGAACCCGGGACCCGGGGGATGGGGGGCGCTTTTGCGTCAGAATACTGTGGAGGTAGAGTTATCCGGTGGGGATCAACAGACAACCAACAATAGAATGGAAATGATGGCGGCGATTGGGGGGATATCGGCGTTGCCACCAAAATTCACGATCCAGCTGTTCACCGATAGCCAATATTTAAAAGACGGCATTACATCATGGATCAAAAACTGGAAAAAGAACGGCTGGAAAACGGCGGCGAAAAATCCCGTCAAAAACCAGGATCTGTGGCAACGGTTGGACGATCTGATGCAAACGCATACGATCGAATGGAACTGGGTGCGCGGGCATAATGGGCATCCGGAAAATGAACGGGCGGATATGCTGGCGCGAAAAGCCATCATTGCCCAACGGATGGCAGATTAA
- a CDS encoding translocation/assembly module TamB domain-containing protein, producing the protein MFFLSFFKLLFRIFLSTLYATGIVLVLVQIPAVKIRILEGLITHALSDPDQKAHVETVDGFFPFSIKASKVTLSDPKGAWLTVKDITLRLQFFPFRIGPIKLWAKIGALEIDHLPMTSKPISLKELSAPALLFVRNIQLTHIKIGPDIFGQGYDGAGMLALTITNQKATLTADLSVISPLLDKPAAFQSTGVFDFATNRGGVNANLAATIGEGAFRQKSDVTLNMTLDQDLSGHIKGSLAKTQLSINLANGRGNYEINRNPNNSPQSIGISSKGIIDISGKTVILKTLQASLDKHKISLKKEVSCGILDQNDGRFTLAQGCLGVDGGEIQWTDTHFNLGHNPAAWRGRISLKRIPLGCLQSFNPQLTVDGELSGDATLAGKDSIPSITGEFSIKSLSYTPPTKDRMTAFLGQKINSTTKFSWAQDSVKWQSKLMGKGAFELDISGSTSLENGRLYAQSNINAQVKGAVHLGVFASILPGGDRINGTAIINMAASGNAGQPQLKGDIHLKSGLYENATFGTVVRDIDLKAHADGTQIIIDYLTAHDGSITSEKGPGGQLTGDGHIDFKTMTNPTVDTRLTLTDFKIAQSDSFVGRASGSLALQGEGRNTKITGNLILDPAKFFLEEVTGQEIPTIHIVDQAASGAKKHHATKEEELAPIIPLDLIITIPDHFTIKGFGLDSTWQGRMTIGGGVNTAQISGSLTIQQGKLDLFGKAMKIEKGVITFNQTKKNDPLLDIVATRDAGDTKVMLHIEKWASDPQFTFLSYPALPEEQILALLLFGNSLEKISAGQSLQLASVASALQGKKGVSITDKIRSTFGIDTLELKSNNDTPDSSSTDSRQSLRVGKEFGKVRVSIDQGVSAGGTSKATLEASVAENLNVEVDVGGDRTSGLGLSWIKRY; encoded by the coding sequence ATGTTCTTTTTATCATTTTTCAAATTATTATTTAGAATTTTCCTAAGCACACTTTATGCCACGGGGATCGTTTTGGTCCTTGTGCAAATTCCGGCGGTTAAAATCCGCATCCTAGAGGGGTTAATCACGCATGCGCTGTCTGACCCCGATCAAAAGGCCCATGTCGAAACAGTTGATGGCTTTTTTCCATTTTCCATAAAAGCATCAAAGGTAACGCTGTCCGACCCCAAAGGGGCGTGGTTGACGGTGAAGGATATCACCCTTAGGCTGCAGTTTTTTCCCTTTCGAATCGGCCCAATTAAACTTTGGGCTAAAATTGGGGCGCTTGAAATCGACCATCTGCCAATGACATCAAAACCCATATCGTTAAAAGAACTTTCTGCGCCAGCGCTGCTTTTTGTACGGAATATCCAGTTGACCCATATCAAAATTGGCCCCGATATTTTTGGCCAGGGTTATGATGGGGCAGGGATGCTGGCGCTTACGATTACGAACCAAAAAGCCACGCTGACCGCAGACCTGTCCGTGATATCACCATTACTGGATAAACCGGCTGCATTCCAATCCACCGGGGTTTTTGATTTTGCAACCAATCGCGGAGGTGTGAATGCAAACCTTGCGGCAACCATTGGGGAGGGGGCTTTCAGACAAAAATCTGATGTCACATTAAATATGACTCTGGACCAGGACCTTTCTGGTCACATCAAAGGATCCCTTGCAAAAACCCAGCTTTCGATCAATTTGGCGAACGGTCGTGGGAATTATGAAATCAACAGAAATCCCAACAACAGCCCCCAATCAATAGGTATTTCCTCCAAGGGGATTATCGACATCTCTGGCAAAACGGTGATCCTAAAAACCCTTCAGGCGTCACTAGATAAGCATAAAATTTCCCTAAAGAAAGAAGTGTCTTGTGGTATTTTGGATCAAAACGATGGCCGTTTTACCCTGGCCCAAGGTTGCCTTGGGGTTGATGGCGGCGAAATTCAGTGGACCGACACCCATTTCAATCTTGGGCACAATCCAGCCGCCTGGCGGGGTCGAATTTCCCTGAAACGAATCCCCCTTGGTTGCCTTCAATCCTTCAATCCCCAGCTAACAGTTGATGGCGAACTATCTGGCGACGCAACGCTGGCAGGTAAAGATTCGATCCCCTCAATCACGGGGGAGTTCTCCATCAAATCCCTGTCATACACCCCCCCAACAAAAGATAGAATGACCGCCTTTCTTGGTCAAAAAATCAATAGCACCACCAAATTTTCGTGGGCACAGGATAGCGTAAAATGGCAATCTAAGCTCATGGGAAAGGGTGCGTTCGAATTGGATATTTCCGGCAGCACGTCGCTTGAAAACGGTCGCCTTTACGCACAAAGCAATATCAACGCCCAGGTAAAAGGGGCCGTCCATTTGGGGGTTTTCGCATCCATTTTACCCGGTGGGGACCGGATCAACGGCACCGCAATCATCAATATGGCCGCTTCTGGCAATGCAGGTCAGCCACAATTAAAGGGTGATATTCACCTGAAATCTGGGCTTTACGAAAACGCAACATTCGGTACGGTTGTTCGGGATATTGATCTAAAGGCTCATGCGGATGGAACCCAAATCATAATTGATTATCTGACCGCACATGATGGCAGCATCACCAGTGAAAAGGGGCCCGGTGGGCAGCTAACCGGCGATGGTCACATCGATTTCAAGACCATGACGAATCCAACTGTGGATACGCGCCTTACGCTAACAGACTTTAAAATTGCCCAAAGCGATTCGTTTGTGGGTCGCGCCAGTGGGTCCCTTGCCCTACAAGGCGAAGGAAGAAATACAAAGATCACGGGAAATTTGATCCTTGATCCGGCTAAATTTTTCTTGGAAGAAGTAACGGGACAAGAAATCCCAACAATCCATATTGTGGACCAAGCGGCATCCGGGGCCAAGAAACATCATGCGACCAAAGAAGAGGAACTAGCGCCAATCATCCCTCTCGATCTGATAATAACAATACCGGATCATTTTACAATCAAAGGATTTGGGCTGGACAGTACCTGGCAAGGGCGGATGACGATTGGAGGCGGTGTGAACACTGCGCAAATCTCTGGGTCCCTGACAATTCAACAAGGAAAGCTCGATTTGTTCGGCAAAGCAATGAAGATTGAAAAGGGTGTCATTACTTTTAATCAAACGAAGAAAAATGACCCACTTTTAGACATAGTCGCCACCAGAGACGCAGGCGATACAAAGGTTATGCTTCACATAGAGAAATGGGCATCCGATCCACAATTTACGTTTTTGTCTTATCCGGCCTTACCCGAAGAACAAATTTTGGCGCTCCTTTTGTTTGGAAATAGTCTTGAAAAAATCTCAGCCGGACAAAGCTTACAACTTGCATCTGTCGCATCAGCCCTGCAAGGAAAAAAGGGAGTCAGCATCACAGACAAAATCCGATCCACGTTTGGCATTGATACGTTGGAACTAAAATCAAATAACGATACACCCGATTCCAGTAGCACAGATAGCAGGCAATCGCTCCGTGTTGGTAAGGAATTTGGCAAGGTGAGAGTTTCCATCGACCAAGGTGTAAGCGCCGGTGGCACCAGCAAAGCAACCCTAGAGGCTTCCGTTGCCGAGAATTTAAATGTGGAGGTTGATGTAGGCGGTGACCGAACATCTGGCTTGGGATTAAGCTGGATTAAACGATATTAA
- a CDS encoding M15 family metallopeptidase, protein MHGKSCKRGIYAQSLLPNGLKLCLYEGYRSNNLQRILFENRFFKVQTLHPAWSQAQIFDETTKLVSPVTNKDGSKNIPPHSTGSAIDIYLIDENGQPVNMGIQVKDWMEDKDGSLSQAISESISGEAQQNRDIMSKALLAVGFVNYPTEYWHWSYGDRYWAHQSAQPSALYGGVE, encoded by the coding sequence ATGCACGGAAAATCATGTAAGAGGGGTATATATGCCCAAAGTTTATTGCCAAATGGTTTAAAATTGTGCCTGTATGAGGGCTATAGGAGCAATAATCTACAACGTATACTCTTTGAAAATAGGTTTTTCAAGGTTCAAACCCTTCATCCAGCGTGGTCTCAAGCGCAGATATTTGACGAAACGACTAAGCTTGTTTCTCCTGTGACTAATAAAGATGGCTCAAAAAATATTCCACCCCACTCAACGGGTTCTGCAATTGATATTTATCTCATTGATGAAAATGGTCAACCGGTTAATATGGGAATCCAAGTGAAAGATTGGATGGAGGATAAAGATGGTTCTCTTTCCCAGGCAATATCAGAGAGCATTTCTGGTGAGGCACAACAGAACAGAGATATTATGAGTAAGGCCTTATTAGCCGTAGGTTTTGTAAATTACCCCACAGAATATTGGCATTGGTCTTATGGGGATCGGTACTGGGCTCATCAAAGCGCTCAGCCCTCTGCACTTTATGGGGGTGTGGAATGA
- a CDS encoding ClpXP protease specificity-enhancing factor SspB encodes MTIAVGGAAGQQNAPTNNGQVFVLRVRLVTKKDSIDYEKLVQSALRVVVRDALSIVAKHGLTGKQHFYIALATDHPGVDLPDYLKDEYPDEITIVLQHEFWDLVVEDKRFSITLCFNDINERLTIPFEAITSFVDPSAKFGLQFTPDFSTEEDAVSLSGENTTGRQALQMEEDEKPAPVMDGSNIVTLDTFRKK; translated from the coding sequence GTGACTATCGCGGTCGGGGGGGCAGCCGGGCAACAGAATGCCCCCACTAATAACGGTCAGGTTTTTGTGTTGAGGGTGCGGCTTGTGACTAAAAAAGACTCCATTGATTATGAAAAGCTTGTTCAGTCGGCCTTGCGCGTTGTCGTCAGGGATGCGCTGTCAATCGTTGCAAAACACGGCCTGACGGGAAAGCAGCATTTCTATATCGCGTTGGCGACAGATCACCCCGGCGTGGATTTGCCCGATTACCTAAAAGACGAATACCCCGATGAAATCACCATTGTCCTGCAGCATGAATTTTGGGACCTGGTGGTCGAGGATAAGCGTTTTTCCATCACCCTGTGTTTCAACGATATCAACGAACGATTAACCATCCCGTTCGAGGCGATCACCAGTTTCGTTGATCCATCGGCCAAGTTTGGATTGCAGTTTACACCTGATTTTTCAACCGAGGAGGACGCCGTGTCACTGTCAGGGGAAAATACCACAGGACGCCAGGCTTTGCAGATGGAGGAGGACGAAAAACCCGCCCCCGTTATGGATGGATCCAACATCGTGACATTGGATACGTTTCGGAAAAAGTAA
- a CDS encoding inverse autotransporter beta domain-containing protein gives MIFNQRMVINQFRKILFLTAASLSIGAVESQGGPSSKDQKPAAAVLSKKWNPAVHFGAKAGNERRIGQMALFAPLSQGLNDLIYLDFRFTADSHSAKEGNFGIGKRWITDSNQFILGVYGFYDRRKTELSNTVNQLTLGAEAMSETWDYRANVYLPEDTTKEAEKNIAPISTRETKYRGHTETKTVSTVNSKLVKEIPLKGFDLEVGRSMPGCPPLRVYGAVYDFEGRAGAKSIRGLRLRANLDINEYVSFQVEGSRDTVRKAVGFVGASVRIPFGGSDKKNAPVLNVLDKRMTELPMRDIDIVVNSVEGQSKREPLIEKIETGNVWHIKDPNPGKEDLGVNDGLRGDGTAEDPFRAYPSRRDLIATRLEGAEANKVVSIGRDLQIKGEPLDLREHRAEGGLIRELLEEVLRTHHQAAHHNAAAQQAADAERVRLENERLAGLEAERVRLEANAKRQQDEANAKRQQDEANAKRQQDEANAKRQQDEANAKRQQEEADAKRQQEEADANPVAADNGLQLPPVDAVAQQRPQMPVGLMAGIHASRQADAPDVNIPVDVPVAVVVDSGDLASRLRVIEHKNRPGLPSVGMLNMSPPVEPTSTTASAALRPSSPPLVPTDIPTIPVMSGPPIAVMSGPPMGVMSGPPTGTVIPNTSSSKIAVASKPLSSNPENDTKASIAASSSSLGSNAQPSFLDSIAKGVTLKKIPTAAEREKETKATVAKGGGSMADLLASNLLDRFKKSRGGNDSDNEPSAFDEDSPAPQTRNTVTQKASVSSASTKPIAAVIPDNVAEEKVDRLLKEEVIATKDNTSAVQSRADKMRALKASQQQKSKEIKSLSAATSSVSLVQTPSTRISASSVSTQPHSTSPIQKDDVPALSVRERLSRIEANNKANMASQQSRVIPMTPLRRPSASVATVTELSPSPAKPNKSSAAVASD, from the coding sequence ATGATATTTAATCAACGAATGGTTATTAATCAATTTAGAAAGATTCTTTTTCTGACGGCAGCGTCATTGTCGATCGGGGCAGTGGAAAGTCAGGGTGGGCCCTCCTCCAAAGATCAAAAACCTGCAGCCGCTGTCTTGTCTAAAAAATGGAACCCAGCCGTTCATTTCGGTGCCAAAGCCGGCAACGAACGTCGCATTGGCCAGATGGCGCTTTTTGCGCCGCTATCCCAAGGATTGAATGATCTGATTTACCTTGATTTCCGGTTCACAGCCGATTCCCATTCAGCAAAGGAAGGGAACTTTGGTATCGGTAAACGATGGATCACCGACAGTAACCAATTCATCCTGGGCGTTTATGGATTTTATGACCGTCGCAAAACAGAATTGTCTAACACGGTAAATCAGCTGACCTTGGGGGCAGAGGCGATGAGCGAAACCTGGGATTACCGGGCCAACGTGTACCTGCCAGAGGATACCACCAAAGAAGCCGAAAAAAACATAGCCCCCATTTCCACACGAGAAACAAAATATCGCGGCCATACCGAAACCAAAACTGTTAGCACCGTTAATTCCAAACTCGTCAAAGAAATCCCCTTAAAAGGTTTTGATTTAGAAGTTGGTCGATCCATGCCCGGATGCCCCCCTTTACGCGTTTATGGTGCCGTCTATGATTTCGAAGGGCGCGCCGGTGCCAAATCAATCCGTGGTCTGCGCCTAAGGGCCAATCTGGATATCAACGAATATGTATCGTTCCAAGTCGAAGGGAGCCGCGACACAGTCCGCAAAGCCGTCGGCTTCGTTGGTGCATCCGTTCGCATCCCCTTTGGCGGAAGCGATAAAAAGAATGCACCCGTGCTCAACGTTCTTGACAAGCGCATGACCGAACTGCCCATGCGAGACATCGACATCGTCGTCAATTCAGTTGAGGGTCAGTCGAAAAGAGAACCGTTGATTGAGAAGATTGAGACAGGAAATGTCTGGCATATAAAAGATCCAAACCCAGGCAAAGAGGATTTAGGTGTTAATGATGGATTACGTGGAGACGGCACGGCCGAGGACCCCTTCAGAGCTTACCCCAGCCGCAGAGACCTAATTGCAACTCGTCTTGAGGGCGCAGAAGCCAACAAAGTCGTTTCTATCGGACGCGATCTGCAAATAAAGGGCGAGCCGCTGGATCTTCGTGAACACCGCGCAGAGGGCGGACTGATAAGAGAGCTTCTGGAGGAGGTCTTGCGGACCCATCATCAAGCAGCGCATCATAATGCCGCCGCCCAACAAGCCGCAGATGCTGAGCGCGTGAGACTTGAGAACGAGAGACTTGCAGGATTAGAAGCTGAGCGCGTGAGACTTGAAGCAAATGCGAAGCGTCAGCAAGATGAAGCAAATGCGAAGCGTCAGCAAGATGAAGCAAATGCGAAGCGTCAGCAAGATGAAGCAAATGCGAAGCGTCAGCAAGATGAAGCAAATGCGAAGCGTCAGCAAGAAGAAGCAGATGCGAAGCGTCAGCAAGAAGAAGCAGATGCTAACCCTGTCGCAGCTGATAATGGACTGCAGCTTCCACCTGTTGATGCAGTCGCACAACAACGACCACAGATGCCTGTCGGCCTAATGGCAGGAATTCATGCTAGCAGACAAGCCGACGCACCAGATGTCAATATTCCTGTTGACGTGCCTGTCGCAGTAGTTGTTGATTCCGGTGATTTAGCAAGCAGATTACGTGTGATAGAGCACAAAAACAGACCAGGTCTACCTTCTGTGGGAATGTTGAACATGTCCCCCCCTGTGGAACCTACTTCAACAACAGCGAGCGCTGCTTTGAGACCATCCTCTCCCCCGCTAGTTCCAACTGATATACCTACCATACCAGTGATGAGCGGACCTCCGATTGCAGTAATGAGCGGACCTCCAATGGGAGTGATGAGCGGACCTCCAACGGGAACAGTAATACCCAATACGTCTTCTTCCAAAATTGCGGTAGCGTCCAAACCCCTAAGCTCTAACCCAGAAAACGATACTAAGGCAAGCATAGCTGCCTCCAGTAGTTCATTGGGAAGCAATGCGCAACCGTCATTTCTTGATTCAATCGCAAAGGGCGTCACACTGAAAAAGATACCTACAGCCGCAGAGCGAGAGAAAGAAACGAAAGCTACCGTAGCTAAGGGAGGCGGAAGCATGGCAGACCTCTTGGCATCAAACCTACTTGACAGGTTCAAGAAGTCACGCGGAGGAAACGATTCCGATAACGAGCCTAGCGCTTTTGATGAAGATAGCCCGGCTCCTCAAACAAGGAATACCGTAACACAGAAAGCCAGTGTTTCATCCGCGAGCACGAAGCCAATAGCAGCCGTCATCCCCGACAATGTCGCAGAGGAAAAGGTGGATAGGTTGCTAAAGGAGGAGGTTATAGCCACAAAAGACAATACAAGCGCTGTGCAATCAAGAGCTGATAAAATGCGGGCATTGAAAGCATCACAGCAACAAAAATCTAAAGAGATTAAATCTCTAAGTGCCGCCACTTCTTCCGTGAGCTTGGTGCAGACTCCATCAACCCGGATAAGTGCGTCTTCCGTGAGTACGCAACCACACTCCACTTCCCCAATTCAGAAAGATGATGTGCCCGCGCTGTCTGTGAGGGAAAGATTGTCCAGGATAGAGGCGAACAATAAAGCCAATATGGCCTCGCAGCAAAGCAGAGTTATCCCCATGACACCGCTACGTCGTCCATCTGCTTCAGTAGCGACTGTAACGGAGTTAAGTCCTTCTCCCGCCAAACCAAACAAATCATCGGCCGCAGTAGCAAGTGATTAG
- a CDS encoding helix-turn-helix transcriptional regulator, which translates to MKNWIHFETVKDQWMNDPLFVAEYDALELEYKIAFELIQARSKAELTQEEVAKRMGTTQSVIARLESGSALPSVKTLYKYAQATGKQLEFHIN; encoded by the coding sequence ATGAAAAACTGGATTCATTTCGAAACGGTCAAGGATCAATGGATGAACGATCCCTTATTCGTGGCGGAATATGATGCCCTGGAATTAGAGTATAAAATTGCATTTGAATTGATTCAGGCACGCTCAAAAGCAGAATTGACACAAGAAGAAGTCGCCAAAAGAATGGGCACGACTCAGTCTGTTATTGCTCGCCTTGAATCGGGGTCTGCACTACCCAGTGTAAAAACTTTGTATAAATATGCCCAGGCAACGGGGAAACAGTTAGAATTTCACATTAACTGA